Proteins from one Algicella marina genomic window:
- the serA gene encoding phosphoglycerate dehydrogenase, with protein MPKVLISDKLSEAAVQIFRDAGVEVDFQPDLGKSPDKLADIIGDYDGLAIRSATKATADLIARADKLKVIGRAGIGVDNVDIPAASAKGIVVMNTPFGNSITTAEHAIAMMFAVARQIPAADASTQAGKWEKSRFMGSEITGKTLGLIGAGNIGSVVASRAIGLKMKVIAFDPFLGTEKAQSLGIEKVEDVDDLLGRADFITLHLPKTEKTANILSADRIAKIKKGARLINCARGGLVDEAAVAEALKSGQLAGAAFDVYDVEPAIDNPLFGLPNVVCTPHLGASTSEAQENVALQVAEQMSEYLLKGAISNALNAPSVTAEEAPVLKPWIGLCEKLGSFAGQVTENPIKEIEIEYVGKVGELNLKPLTSALTAALLLPLVGEGGVNMVSAPIVARERGMKISETRKDAQGAFGSYVRLIVTTETQTRSVAGTLYSDGRPRFIQIKGINLEAEPTERMLYTTNNDEPGYIGELGMVMGRLGINIATFALGRSSKGAEAIALLGIDEDVTEEMLAEISALPQVRQAKKLTF; from the coding sequence ATGCCCAAAGTTCTTATTTCCGACAAGCTTTCGGAGGCCGCTGTACAGATATTTCGCGACGCCGGTGTTGAGGTCGATTTCCAGCCAGACCTTGGAAAGAGCCCCGACAAACTGGCAGATATCATTGGTGACTACGATGGTCTTGCCATCCGCTCGGCCACCAAGGCGACGGCGGACCTGATTGCCAGGGCTGACAAACTGAAGGTCATCGGTCGCGCAGGTATTGGGGTCGACAATGTGGATATTCCGGCTGCCAGCGCCAAGGGTATCGTGGTGATGAACACACCTTTCGGCAACTCTATTACAACTGCGGAGCACGCGATCGCGATGATGTTCGCCGTCGCTCGTCAGATTCCGGCTGCCGATGCCTCGACCCAGGCCGGCAAGTGGGAAAAGTCGCGGTTCATGGGATCGGAGATCACGGGCAAGACATTGGGTCTTATCGGGGCCGGCAATATTGGTTCCGTCGTTGCTTCGCGGGCCATCGGCCTGAAGATGAAAGTCATCGCGTTCGATCCATTCCTTGGCACGGAGAAGGCCCAAAGCCTGGGCATCGAGAAGGTAGAGGACGTCGACGACCTTCTAGGCCGAGCGGATTTCATCACTCTACACCTGCCGAAAACCGAGAAGACTGCCAACATTCTTTCTGCTGATCGTATCGCGAAGATTAAGAAAGGCGCGCGGCTTATCAATTGTGCACGCGGCGGACTTGTCGATGAGGCTGCCGTAGCTGAGGCACTCAAATCAGGGCAACTGGCTGGTGCCGCCTTTGACGTTTACGATGTTGAGCCTGCCATTGATAACCCTCTGTTCGGACTGCCGAACGTGGTTTGCACCCCGCACCTTGGCGCTTCGACCAGTGAGGCACAGGAGAATGTGGCGCTGCAGGTTGCCGAACAGATGTCTGAATACTTGCTGAAGGGAGCAATTTCAAATGCTCTCAACGCCCCATCAGTTACTGCGGAGGAAGCGCCAGTGCTGAAACCGTGGATAGGACTGTGCGAAAAACTGGGTAGCTTCGCCGGACAGGTGACCGAAAACCCGATCAAGGAAATAGAGATCGAGTACGTTGGCAAGGTTGGCGAATTGAACCTGAAGCCGCTTACTTCCGCTCTCACAGCTGCACTGTTGCTGCCGCTCGTGGGCGAGGGGGGCGTCAACATGGTTTCCGCACCGATCGTCGCCCGTGAGCGGGGAATGAAGATATCGGAAACACGAAAGGATGCGCAGGGGGCGTTCGGCTCCTATGTCCGTCTGATCGTGACTACCGAAACCCAAACCCGTTCGGTCGCCGGAACACTATACAGTGATGGCCGACCGCGTTTCATCCAGATCAAGGGTATCAATCTGGAGGCTGAACCGACTGAACGTATGCTTTATACCACCAACAACGATGAGCCGGGCTATATCGGCGAGCTCGGAATGGTGATGGGGCGTCTTGGTATCAATATCGCGACATTCGCACTCGGACGCTCCTCGAAGGGAGCGGAGGCGATTGCGTTACTAGGGATCGATGAGGATGTGACGGAAGAGATGCTCGCAGAAATCTCTGCACTTCCACAGGTTCGCCAGGCGAAGAAACTTACTTTCTGA
- a CDS encoding GNAT family N-acetyltransferase: protein MLLQRMNWRRPEGDIMRLRQATPADIPMLRHWDDQPHVVAAGVEAWEWEEMLSVSPSWRELLIAETESRAIGFIQIIDPELEDAHYWGDCGSGLRAIDIWIGDVRDTGRGFGTDMMRLALARCFSEKTVSAVLIDPLASNTSAHRFYRRLGFQFREQRLFGDDDCFVFELTRTEWCKGD from the coding sequence TTGCTGCTGCAAAGAATGAATTGGCGACGACCTGAAGGCGACATCATGCGTCTACGCCAGGCAACTCCGGCTGACATTCCGATGCTGAGACACTGGGACGACCAACCTCATGTGGTCGCTGCCGGCGTCGAAGCATGGGAATGGGAAGAGATGCTGTCAGTCAGCCCTTCATGGCGTGAACTGCTCATTGCTGAAACGGAGAGCAGGGCTATTGGCTTTATTCAGATCATCGATCCGGAGTTGGAGGATGCTCATTATTGGGGCGACTGCGGATCGGGCCTTCGGGCCATCGACATCTGGATTGGCGATGTCCGCGATACCGGCCGAGGCTTCGGAACAGATATGATGCGTCTGGCCCTTGCCCGATGCTTCTCAGAAAAAACTGTCAGCGCCGTCCTCATCGACCCGCTGGCTTCCAACACATCGGCCCATCGCTTCTACCGCCGACTGGGCTTCCAATTTCGCGAACAGCGCCTGTTTGGTGACGACGACTGTTTCGTATTTGAACTGACGCGCACCGAATGGTGCAAAGGAGACTAA
- a CDS encoding phosphoserine transaminase, translating to MSFPERPQVKPARAEFSSGPCPKHPEWSAEVVASKAFLGRSHRAADPKAQLKRVIDRTKSLLGVPEDYRLGIVPASDTGAFEMAMWSLLGPRPVDMLVWESFGAGWATDATKQLELQDCRVLKADYGLLPDLCEVRIDADICFTQNGTTSGARVPNFDWIANEREGLTLVDATSAVFAQPVDWSKVDVLTFSWQKVLGGEGAHGVLVLSPRAVERLETFAPTRPLPKIFRLTKGGKLIEGIFRGETINTPSMLAVADCEDALDWVDRIGGVSATMRRADANFRALQAWVDATPWVENLVAHDDARSNTSVCLKIVDPAIASMTDEAQAAFSKRMVGMLAAETAAYDIGGYRDAPPGLRIWCGATVETADIEALTPWLDWAFAAAKNELATT from the coding sequence ATGAGCTTCCCTGAACGGCCGCAGGTAAAACCTGCGCGCGCCGAATTCTCTTCCGGGCCTTGCCCGAAACATCCCGAATGGTCCGCTGAAGTTGTAGCGTCCAAGGCATTCCTTGGCCGCTCGCATCGCGCAGCTGATCCGAAGGCGCAATTGAAGCGCGTCATTGACCGGACCAAGTCTCTTCTAGGTGTGCCGGAAGACTACCGTCTTGGCATCGTTCCCGCGTCGGATACGGGCGCGTTTGAAATGGCGATGTGGTCTCTGCTCGGTCCTCGCCCGGTAGATATGCTGGTATGGGAGAGTTTTGGTGCCGGCTGGGCAACAGACGCGACGAAGCAGCTCGAATTGCAGGATTGTCGGGTACTGAAGGCGGACTACGGCTTGCTGCCGGACTTGTGCGAAGTGCGTATCGACGCCGATATCTGCTTCACGCAGAACGGGACCACCTCCGGTGCTCGGGTTCCGAACTTCGACTGGATTGCCAATGAGCGTGAAGGGCTGACGCTGGTCGATGCGACCTCTGCGGTCTTTGCTCAACCGGTAGATTGGTCGAAGGTCGATGTGCTGACCTTTTCTTGGCAGAAGGTTCTTGGAGGAGAGGGGGCGCACGGCGTCCTGGTGTTGAGCCCACGGGCTGTCGAACGATTGGAAACCTTTGCGCCGACACGTCCTCTGCCCAAAATTTTCCGCCTAACGAAAGGCGGAAAGTTGATCGAGGGCATTTTCCGCGGTGAGACGATCAATACACCGTCGATGCTGGCCGTGGCCGATTGCGAGGATGCATTGGATTGGGTCGATCGTATCGGCGGTGTTTCGGCGACGATGCGACGGGCCGATGCCAATTTCCGGGCCTTGCAGGCTTGGGTGGATGCAACGCCGTGGGTTGAAAATCTGGTCGCGCATGATGACGCACGGTCCAACACCTCAGTCTGCCTCAAGATTGTCGATCCAGCGATCGCCTCGATGACCGATGAGGCACAAGCAGCCTTCAGCAAACGCATGGTCGGAATGCTCGCCGCCGAAACCGCGGCCTATGATATTGGCGGTTATAGGGACGCCCCTCCGGGTCTGCGGATCTGGTGCGGCGCGACAGTGGAGACCGCCGACATAGAGGCGCTGACACCTTGGCTTGATTGGGCCTTTGCTGCTGCAAAGAATGAATTGGCGACGACCTGA
- a CDS encoding pyridoxal phosphate-dependent aminotransferase, with amino-acid sequence MALHTISGFDRIGEENAFAVLARANALASEGKDIINLGIGQPDFPTPEHIVEAAVKALRDGQHGYTAATGIPQLRAAVCADLQHRLSVDVSPERVLIVPGGKVTMFLAIMMFGEPGAEILYPDPGFPIYRSMIEFTGATPVPIPIREENNFAFSAEETLSLINGRTRLIIVNSPANPCGGVTPRKEIDRLVAGLTEWPDLAVMSDEIYGQMTYGETEHVSLLGYPEIADRLIYLDGWSKTYAMTGWRMGYSVWPELLFDKARKMAVNSWSCVNAPAQWAALAALTGPQDCVAEMVSAFDRRRKVVVAGLNDLPGVSCIEPQGAFYAFPNIKETGFKAKALASALLEDAGVAVIGGPDFGVLGEGYIRLSYANSEANIVTALSRIGDFLREHSA; translated from the coding sequence ATGGCTTTGCATACGATTTCCGGTTTCGACCGCATTGGAGAAGAAAACGCCTTTGCTGTTCTCGCACGGGCCAATGCCCTTGCTTCGGAAGGCAAGGACATCATCAACCTCGGAATTGGCCAGCCAGATTTCCCAACACCGGAACATATTGTCGAAGCCGCTGTGAAGGCGTTGCGGGATGGTCAGCACGGCTACACCGCTGCCACGGGAATACCGCAGTTGCGCGCGGCGGTTTGCGCCGATCTTCAGCATCGGCTTTCTGTGGATGTTTCACCGGAGCGGGTGCTGATCGTGCCTGGCGGGAAGGTGACGATGTTCCTGGCAATTATGATGTTTGGCGAACCGGGTGCTGAAATTCTTTATCCTGATCCGGGTTTTCCGATCTACCGTTCGATGATCGAGTTCACCGGCGCCACACCGGTGCCCATTCCCATTCGCGAAGAAAACAATTTTGCCTTTTCAGCAGAGGAGACCCTGTCACTTATCAACGGCAGGACCCGACTGATCATTGTCAATTCTCCGGCCAACCCGTGTGGCGGCGTGACGCCGAGGAAAGAGATCGACCGCTTGGTTGCCGGTTTGACTGAATGGCCCGACCTAGCAGTGATGTCGGATGAGATATATGGGCAAATGACTTACGGGGAGACCGAGCACGTCTCACTGCTCGGCTACCCGGAAATTGCCGATCGACTGATCTATCTCGATGGTTGGTCGAAGACCTACGCCATGACCGGCTGGCGGATGGGCTACTCTGTCTGGCCCGAGCTGCTTTTTGACAAGGCAAGAAAAATGGCGGTGAATTCGTGGTCCTGTGTAAACGCCCCGGCTCAGTGGGCGGCTCTGGCCGCGCTGACCGGGCCGCAAGACTGTGTGGCAGAGATGGTCTCTGCCTTTGATCGGCGGCGCAAGGTCGTCGTCGCCGGGCTGAATGATCTGCCGGGGGTGAGCTGCATTGAGCCGCAGGGCGCCTTCTATGCCTTTCCCAATATCAAGGAGACCGGTTTCAAGGCCAAGGCGCTTGCATCGGCTCTGTTGGAGGACGCAGGTGTGGCCGTAATCGGCGGACCTGATTTTGGTGTTCTCGGCGAGGGATACATCCGCCTGAGCTATGCCAACTCGGAGGCGAACATTGTCACCGCGCTCAGCAGGATTGGCGACTTCCTTCGAGAACACTCCGCCTGA
- a CDS encoding RlmE family RNA methyltransferase yields the protein MTKDNKPTRNTSGRGQRDLRVRVKTAKGRKISSTRWLERQLNDPYVQKARREGFRGRAAFKILELDERFRFLVPGARVVDLGAAPGGWAQVAVPKINSNNARKGKPVGRLIGVDIQEIDPMDGAEFHVLDFLEDGADDKVKAWLGGGADVVMSDMAAASSGHKQTDHLRIMALVEAAAYFAFDVLEPGGTFVAKVLAGGAESDVMQVLKRHFDKTIHVKPPASRADSSEKFLVATGFRGGVAD from the coding sequence ATGACCAAGGATAACAAACCCACCCGCAACACGTCCGGCAGAGGGCAACGTGATTTGCGGGTGCGTGTGAAAACAGCCAAGGGCCGCAAGATCAGTTCCACACGGTGGCTCGAACGGCAACTGAACGACCCCTACGTTCAAAAAGCGCGGCGAGAAGGCTTTCGCGGCCGTGCAGCCTTCAAAATTTTGGAACTGGATGAAAGGTTTCGCTTTCTTGTGCCCGGCGCTCGCGTCGTCGACCTCGGTGCGGCACCTGGAGGCTGGGCGCAGGTAGCGGTTCCGAAAATCAATTCCAACAACGCGCGCAAGGGCAAACCTGTTGGCAGATTGATCGGCGTCGATATTCAGGAAATTGATCCCATGGACGGCGCTGAATTTCATGTGTTGGATTTCCTGGAGGATGGCGCCGACGACAAGGTTAAGGCATGGCTTGGTGGTGGGGCGGACGTGGTGATGTCTGACATGGCCGCCGCCTCGTCCGGTCACAAGCAGACAGATCACCTTCGGATCATGGCATTGGTGGAGGCTGCAGCGTACTTTGCCTTCGACGTGCTGGAGCCCGGTGGAACATTTGTTGCAAAGGTTCTGGCCGGCGGCGCCGAGAGTGACGTGATGCAGGTCCTGAAACGCCATTTCGACAAGACGATCCATGTAAAACCACCGGCCAGTCGCGCAGACAGTTCCGAAAAGTTCCTCGTGGCAACTGGTTTCAGGGGCGGCGTCGCGGATTGA
- a CDS encoding Ppx/GppA phosphatase family protein: protein MAQDSSFSAQDSIIRPRKRGGRNPAQAPGALYAALDLGTNSCRMLIARPEDGRFRIVDAFAKSVRLGADLERTGALSRPSVERTIRALQVCATKLRKLDVRHMRLVATEACRRASNGGNFLDQVQKRTGLALELIPPEEEARLAVISCAPLVTQTADHVMVFDIGGGSTELVWIDITNVPPEERSAAVMRLQMDRDIAEVNGAKLVDFISVPLGVATLHERFNDVEDESARFALMSWYFEEQLAKFRPYEDLDMLEGVQGFQMIGTSGTVTTVAASHLGLKRYDRRKVDGITLTEAQIDTVIARMMAQGREGRRNDPSIGRDRAELIMSGASILQTLLRIWPTDRLGVADRGLREGMLYSMMEANGAFPTKGQNDQG, encoded by the coding sequence ATGGCGCAGGATTCGTCTTTTTCTGCGCAGGACAGTATTATTCGCCCCCGTAAGCGCGGGGGTCGGAACCCTGCGCAGGCTCCTGGCGCGCTCTATGCGGCGCTGGACCTGGGCACGAATTCGTGCCGCATGCTGATTGCGCGCCCTGAAGACGGGCGGTTCCGCATCGTGGACGCTTTTGCCAAGTCCGTTCGCCTCGGCGCTGATCTGGAGCGAACGGGCGCGTTGTCAAGGCCTTCGGTAGAGCGAACGATAAGAGCCTTGCAGGTTTGTGCCACAAAGCTGCGCAAGCTTGATGTGCGACACATGCGGCTGGTGGCCACGGAAGCGTGCAGACGGGCAAGCAATGGCGGCAATTTTCTGGACCAGGTCCAGAAACGAACGGGCCTCGCGCTTGAGCTTATTCCGCCGGAGGAAGAGGCGCGGCTGGCAGTCATTTCCTGCGCTCCCCTCGTTACCCAGACCGCCGATCATGTCATGGTCTTCGATATCGGAGGCGGCTCCACCGAACTCGTTTGGATCGACATCACCAACGTTCCACCGGAAGAACGCTCTGCCGCCGTCATGCGGCTGCAGATGGATCGTGATATCGCTGAGGTCAATGGTGCGAAACTGGTCGACTTCATTTCGGTGCCGCTTGGTGTTGCCACGCTGCACGAACGTTTCAACGACGTAGAGGACGAAAGCGCGCGTTTCGCACTGATGTCATGGTATTTCGAGGAGCAGCTTGCGAAGTTCCGACCTTATGAAGATCTGGACATGCTGGAGGGCGTACAAGGCTTCCAGATGATAGGCACGTCGGGAACCGTCACAACGGTTGCCGCTTCCCATCTTGGCCTGAAACGCTATGACCGACGCAAGGTGGATGGCATTACATTGACCGAAGCGCAGATCGACACGGTGATCGCCCGCATGATGGCTCAGGGCAGGGAGGGGCGCCGAAACGATCCCTCCATCGGTCGGGATCGAGCCGAGTTGATCATGTCTGGCGCGTCGATTCTACAGACCCTCTTACGCATCTGGCCCACAGATCGGCTTGGCGTGGCTGACAGGGGGCTGCGCGAGGGCATGCTATACTCGATGATGGAAGCGAATGGTGCGTTTCCGACGAAAGGCCAAAATGACCAAGGATAA
- the metF gene encoding methylenetetrahydrofolate reductase [NAD(P)H], producing the protein MTTFEQPDTSRRSLSFEFFPPQTTEATLRLWRSVERLAPLQPQFVSVTYGAGGTTRDRTKAAIRTIRDRAHLNVAGHLTCVGATREETLEVASEYSAIGVNRIVALRGDPPKGVDNFTPHPDGFSGSVELVGALVERGYDVAVGAYPEPHPEARTADDDINQLKAKVDAGATSAITQFFFDTELFLRFRDRCVAAGIDVPIHPGILPVEDFTRMKRFAGACGTSVPTWMDDAFGRAENEASATLLATAIATDHCDILMREGCDHLHFYTLNKPDLTYDICRALGFATADLMMASGQGAA; encoded by the coding sequence ATGACTACTTTTGAACAGCCGGACACGTCGCGTCGGTCTCTTTCTTTCGAGTTCTTTCCGCCGCAAACGACGGAGGCAACGCTGCGCCTCTGGCGGTCCGTCGAGCGCCTGGCACCGTTGCAGCCACAGTTCGTATCCGTGACATACGGCGCGGGCGGCACCACACGGGATCGGACGAAAGCCGCGATCCGGACCATTAGGGACCGTGCGCATCTGAATGTGGCCGGCCATCTCACCTGCGTTGGTGCGACACGCGAGGAAACGCTGGAAGTGGCTTCCGAATACTCCGCCATCGGCGTGAACCGAATTGTTGCTCTGCGCGGCGATCCTCCCAAGGGCGTCGACAACTTCACACCGCATCCGGATGGCTTTTCCGGTTCAGTGGAACTGGTCGGTGCCTTGGTTGAACGCGGTTACGACGTCGCCGTCGGAGCATATCCAGAGCCACACCCCGAAGCCCGGACAGCGGATGACGATATCAACCAACTGAAAGCAAAAGTGGATGCCGGTGCGACGTCGGCGATCACCCAGTTCTTTTTCGACACGGAGCTTTTCCTGCGTTTCCGCGATCGGTGCGTCGCGGCGGGAATTGATGTGCCGATCCATCCTGGCATCCTGCCTGTCGAGGACTTCACTCGCATGAAACGCTTTGCCGGCGCATGTGGTACGAGCGTTCCGACATGGATGGACGATGCGTTTGGTCGTGCAGAAAACGAGGCATCCGCAACGCTACTTGCAACGGCCATCGCCACTGATCATTGCGATATCCTGATGCGCGAAGGCTGTGACCATCTGCATTTCTACACGCTCAACAAACCCGATCTGACCTACGATATATGCCGCGCCCTCGGTTTCGCGACCGCGGACTTGATGATGGCTAGCGGGCAGGGTGCCGCCTGA
- a CDS encoding virulence factor, translating to MADVTIVYWRDIPAQVIVGKGRRGSKVQLSERFEQAIDRCAMKIGASDTDAYLAEWRRAKPYEVEGEAPDVAKAEAERLEATYDTEMIKALIGNDGWAKGPE from the coding sequence ATGGCAGATGTTACCATAGTTTACTGGCGGGATATCCCTGCGCAGGTAATAGTCGGCAAGGGGCGGCGTGGCTCCAAAGTGCAATTGTCGGAGAGGTTCGAGCAGGCCATAGACAGGTGTGCGATGAAGATTGGTGCATCGGATACGGACGCATATCTGGCTGAGTGGCGCCGTGCGAAGCCCTATGAAGTCGAAGGTGAAGCGCCAGATGTCGCAAAGGCCGAAGCGGAGCGTCTGGAAGCGACATATGACACGGAAATGATCAAGGCGTTGATCGGTAACGACGGTTGGGCCAAGGGCCCTGAATGA